In Arvicola amphibius chromosome 13, mArvAmp1.2, whole genome shotgun sequence, a genomic segment contains:
- the LOC119800332 gene encoding olfactory receptor 10G2 has translation MRRNRNTSLDTAVTDFILLGLAHPPNLRTFLFLVFFLIYILTQLGNLLILLTVWADPKLHARPMYILLGVLSFLDMWLSSVIVPRIILNFTPASKAILFGGCVAQLYFFHFLGSTQCFLYTLMAYDRYLAICQPLRYPVLMNGKLCTILVAGAWVAGSIHGSIQASLTFRLPYCGPNQIDYFICDIPAVLRLACADTTVNELVTFVDIGIVAASCFMLILLSYANIVHAILKIRTADGRRRAFSTCGSHLTVVTVYYVPCIFIYLRAGSKSPLDGAVAVFYTVITPLLNPLIYTLRNQDVKSALKRLRAGRRTVGGEK, from the coding sequence atgagaagaaacagaaacacgtCGCTAGACACTGCGGTGACAGATTTCATTCTCCTAGGCTTGGCTCACCCCCCAAACCTAAGAACCTTCCTCTTCCTGGTCTTCTTCCTCATTTACATCCTGACACAGCTGGGAAACCTGCTCATTCTGCTCACTGTGTGGGCTGACCCCAAGCTGCATGCCCGTCCTATGTACATTCTTCTAGGTGTGCTCTCATTCCTGGATATGTGGCTCTCCTCGGTCATTGTTCCTCGAATTATATTAAATTTCACTCCTGCCAGCAAGGCTATCCTATTTGGTGGCTGTGTAGCTCAACTGTATTTTTTCCACTTCCTAGGCAGTACTCAATGCTTCCTCTACACTTTGATGGCCTATGACAGGTACCTGGCAATATGCCAGCCTCTTCGCTATCCTGTGCTCATGAATGGAAAATTATGCACCATCTTAGTGGCTGGAGCTTGGGTAGCTGGCTCCATCCATGGGTCTATTCAAGCCAGCCTGACCTTCCGGTTGCCCTACTGTGGGCCCAACCAGATAGATTATTTTATCTGTGACATTCCTGCAGTGTTGAGACTGGCCTGTGCTGACACAACAGTCAACGAACTTGTGACCTTTGTGGACATTGGGATAGTGGCCGCCAGTTGCTTCATGTTGATCCTGCTGTCCTACGCCAACATAGTTCATGCCATCCTGAAGATACGCACTGCTGATGGGAGGCGCCGTGCCTTCTCCACATGTGGCTCCCATCTCACCGTGGTCACAGTCTACTATGTCCCCTGCATCTTCATCTACCTTAGGGCAGGCTCCAAGAGCCCCTTGGATGGAGCCGTTGCTGTGTTCTACACTGTTATCACTCCATTACTGAACCCCCTCATCTACACCCTGAGAAACCAGGACGTGAAGTCTGCTCTGAAGAGGctaagagcaggaagaaggacTGTGGGTGGAGAGAAGTAG